Proteins found in one Arachis stenosperma cultivar V10309 chromosome 8, arast.V10309.gnm1.PFL2, whole genome shotgun sequence genomic segment:
- the LOC130944586 gene encoding F-box/kelch-repeat protein At1g22040: MGSVFSAANAIPELNEVSSNETCKRQKMSLSTFDEESPRLIPNLPDELSLQILARLPRISYFNVRLVSRKWKATIMSPEIYEVRKELRTSEEWLYLLIKVGEYKQQWYAVDPHSQIWQRLPTMPKVAEEQESRKSSSKLWMWNMVEGNRIAKVIRGFLGHKDAFDEMPFFGCAIGAVDGCLYVLGGFSKASTTSSVWRFDPMQNTWSKVTPMSTGRAYCKTGILNNKLYVVGGVSQGQAGLIPLQSAEVFDPSTDTWSDVPSMPFSKAQVMPTVFWADMLKPIATGLTSYMGRLCVPQSLYSWPFFVDVGGEIYDPETNSWIEMPTGMGEGWPARQAGSKLSVVVDGELYAFDPSNSPDSGRIKVYDQGEDAWKVVIGKVPIHDSANSESPYLLAGFHGKLHVITKDANHDVAVLRADLRNNRDCSSPSISSTSSSSSSSSSHSAAESDAVVWKVVASRDFGKAELVSCQVIDI; this comes from the coding sequence ATGGGTTCCGTTTTCAGTGCTGCAAATGCTATACCTGAGCTGAATGAAGTCTCTTCGAACGAGACGTGCAAGAGGCAGAAGATGTCATTATCTACATTCGATGAAGAGAGTCCAAGATTGATTCCTAATCTTCCTGATGAGTTATCACTTCAGATTCTTGCTAGGCTTCCGAGAATATCTTACTTCAATGTAAGATTGGTGTCAAGGAAGTGGAAAGCAACTATCATgagtccagaaatatatgaaGTAAGAAAAGAACTCCGGACCTCTGAAGAGTGGCTATATCTGTTGATCAAGGTTGGGGAATATAAACAGCAATGGTATGCTGTTGATCCTCACTCTCAGATATGGCAGAGACTACCTACTATGCCTAAAGTTGCTGAAGAGCAAGAATCAAGAAAGAGTTCTTCCAAGCTTTGGATGTGGAACATGGTAGAAGGTAACAGAATAGCCAAAGTTATCAGAGGCTTTCTTGGACATAAGGATGCATTCGATGAAATGCCCTTTTTTGGTTGTGCTATAGGAGCTGTTGATGGATGTCTCTATGTTCTAGGAGGATTCTCTAAAGCTTCAACTACAAGCAGCGTCTGGCGATTTGATCCAATGCAAAACACATGGAGCAAGGTGACTCCTATGTCCACAGGTAGAGCATACTGCAAGACCGGAATCTTAAACAATAAGCTTTATGTTGTTGGAGGGGTTAGCCAAGGCCAAGCTGGACTAATTCCTCTTCAATCTGCCGAAGTTTTCGACCCTTCAACTGATACATGGTCAGATGTCCCTAGCATGCCATTCTCCAAAGCTCAAGTCATGCCGACAGTTTTTTGGGCCGACATGTTAAAGCCTATTGCCACGGGATTAACCTCATACATGGGAAGATTGTGTGTTCCACAAAGCCTATATTCATGGCCATTTTTCGTTGACGTCGGCGGAGAAATCTATGATCCCGAGACAAACTCATGGATTGAAATGCCAACCGGGATGGGTGAGGGTTGGCCTGCAAGACAAGCAGGTTCAAAATTGAGTGTAGTAGTGGATGGTGAGTTATATGCATTTGATCCTTCAAATTCCCCAGATAGTGGAAGGATCAAGGTGTATGACCAAGGAGAAGATGCTTGGAAAGTTGTGATTGGAAAAGTTCCAATACATGATTCAGCAAATTCAGAGTCACCATATTTGCTTGCTGGCTTCCATGGGAAACTTCATGTGATTACAAAAGATGCAAATCATGATGTTGCTGTTTTGAGGGCTGATCTGAGAAACAACCGGGATTGTTCTTCTCCCTCAATATCTTcaacttcttcatcatcatcatcatcatcatcacacAGTGCTGCTGAATcagatgcagttgtttggaagGTAGTTGCAAGCAGGGATTTTGGGAAGGCTGAACTTGTCAGTTGCCAAGTTATTGACatataa